The following are encoded in a window of Magnolia sinica isolate HGM2019 chromosome 11, MsV1, whole genome shotgun sequence genomic DNA:
- the LOC131218767 gene encoding auxin-responsive protein IAA9-like translates to MSPPLGIVEEEGSNVSLEASSASTESTCQNNSGLKEHNYMILSDCSSVESSVVSSLSEEKDTSLNLKATELRLGLPGSQSPVREPELCLLSSGKLDEKPLFPLHPLKDGIFSTSQKTVVSGNKRGFSDAMDGFSEVKSSVFTDGKWIFPTDRPETDTTQSVAQGKFTGNAGINSILSSRALPNAGVKPVSIKEQSGASSAMLKEIVPPKSSQDRTRGPSDMNHSQMASSNNNGNAPAAKAQVVGWPPIRSFRKNTLATTSKNNEEVDGKPSSGALFVKVSMDGAPYLRKVDLKTYSTYLELSSALEKMFSCFTIGQYGSHGVPGRDMLSESKLRDLLHGSEYVLTYEDKDGDWMLVGDVPWEMFTDSCKRLRIMKSADAIGLAPRAMEKCRSRN, encoded by the exons ATGTCACCACCACTTGGCATTGTGGAGGAGGAAGGGAGCAATGTGTCACTAGAGGCTTCTTCTGCCTCTACAGAGAGCACTTGCCAGAACAACTCAGGACTGAAAGAGCATAATTACATGATATTATCCGACTGTTCTTCAGTGGAAAGTTCTGTAGTCTCAAGCTTGTCTGAGGAAAAGGATACCAGTCTGAATTTGAAGGCAACTGAGCTGAGGCTTGGGCTTCCTGGATCGCAATCTCCAGTTAGGGAGCCAGAGCTCTGTCTGTTGAGCTCGGGAAAACTGGATGAGAAACCCCTGTTTCCTTTGCATCCTTTAAAGGATGGCATCTTCTCCACATCGCAGAAAACTGTTGTATCTGGCAACAAAAGAGGATTCTCCGATGCCATGGATGGGTTCTCAGAGGTAAAAAGTTCTGTGTTTACAGATGGGAAGTGGATCTTTCCAACAGACAGACCTGAGACAGATACCACTCAATCTGTGGCACAAGGGAAATTTACCGGAAACGCAGGGATAAATTCAATTCTGTCATCCAGGGCATTGCCTAATGCGGGAGTGAAGCCTGTTTCTATCAAGGAACAATCTGGAGCATCGTCTGCCATGCTGAAAGAGATCGTGCCTCCAAAGTCATCACAGGACAGGACTCGTGGCCCCAGCGACATGAACCACAGCCAGATGGCTTCCTCTAATAATAATGGAAATGCACCTGCGGCCAA GGCACAGGTTGTAGGTTGGCCACCGATAAGATCATTTAGAAAGAACACCTTGGCCACCACCTCCAAGAAcaatgaggaagtggatggaaaACCCAGTTCAGGAGCTCTGTTTGTCAAGGTCAGCATGGATGGTGCTCCTTACTTGAGGAAGGTAGACCTGAAAACTTACTCTACTTATCTCGAGCTCTCTTCTGCTCTCGAGAAAATGTTCAGCTGTTTTACGATCG GTCAGTATGGTTCCCATGGAGTTCCAGGGAGGGACATGCTGAGCGAGAGCAAGCTGAGGGATCTTCTACATGGGTCAGAGTATGTGCTTACCTATGAGGATAAAGATGGAGACTGGATGCTTGTAGGAGATGTCCCCTGGGA GATGTTTACTGATTCATGTAAGAGGCTGCGGATCATGAAGAGTGCTGATGCCATTGGCCTAG CTCCAAGGGCCATGGAGAAGTGCAGGAGCCGGAACTAA